The Chiloscyllium plagiosum isolate BGI_BamShark_2017 chromosome 3, ASM401019v2, whole genome shotgun sequence genomic interval acaaaagaacagaagtacagtgaaaagtttagtgTCGCTAACTCGCAGCACCATCTTAAGTACCCAGGTAcaacaaaaatagagaaaaataaagaaaaaagttccACTACATTATGGATAGGCAAAGTATAAGTCAggaaattaagaaataaagataaaaagaTAGACATTAACAGTTTTTCCATAAGGGTTTCACTGGTTCCCAACCAGAAGCCATTTTTGCTCAGGGCCCACTGGCAGAAGAATAAAAAGACAACAGAAAAAAACCactggagagaaaagaaaaaagaatgggTGGAGCAGACGAGCTCTGGTAGGAGAGAGCCGCCAACTTGGTTAGGTTAAGGTCATCATATGTTCAAACAGCCAACAAAGTCTATTATCCATATCTTAATGATATTTTACTCTTTTGTATTCAGTGAAGCTAACAATTCCATTTTTTTATTGACAGTACAAATGAAGCATTGACCCTCCTTTCCTTCTTCACCCCATACCAACAACTGCCATTCTTACAGCCCTTCATCTCATATgggtttgtgatgatgctgctcctttaacaacaTTAGATAGTCCTTTCCTCCCCTCCCCGCCAAGAGGTTGTAATGACCTAAgctctgaaaagtctgggtttATTTACTTGGGGAAGCTTTAAGTTTAATGAAAGTACATTAAACTAGTAAAATGAAAGGGGattggccagttctctcagctcaacttctctctgatttgttttgttttggtttcagcagactggctgttcagagcaagcagtcagtcagtttttgAGGCTGCTGCTCCATGCCAAATCTCTATCTCTCCTATAGgactttgtgtttgattttactttgttttgccaaggggtgtttatagaACATGGAATTTGGAGGAATTTGGAACagatcattaagttgggatagtctgttgtaTTTTTAGATTCTATATTCTGTTAAgttgttctatattctgttctctttttggggtttgtgtttcattcagtaattttgtaagttagttctgttttgtttaaaactaagtggttggaccagctgcatctctgCTGGAATATCCACActacacctgtttaaaacaactagcaaagttcaAGTTTGGGCTAATTTCTTGAAGTGATTTGAGCGCTCTGGCCTGGTTTTTGTTAATACTAGTTATTAAGTAATTTGGTATTAATTTCCTATTTAGATTGAAGGAAAGCTGTACATAATTAATAGAAATAATTGTCAATACAATAGCCACCAGATCATATATTCCTTGAGGTTTCTGTTTGCCtttgtataaaatttaaaaagtagTCTCAGGACTTCAGAACATAATTTGAGCTCCACAGTTTTTCCACTGATTTGTAATATTTTCCCATTTATTCATTAGTGTACACAAATTTTGCAATGTTTATCATTGCAATTCAGGATTGGATCCCCAATTTTTCAAAAGAAAGTATTTGTAAAATACAAATTTGTAAAATAaatccacttgcttggatgagtgcagcttcaataacattcaaaaaacttgacaccatccaaggacaaagcagccacctcattggcaccacatccacaatcatcaacttcctccaccaccaaagctcAACAGCAGTACTGCGTACTATCTGCAaggtgcactacagaaattcaccaaagatccattGAAATTACCATCAAAAAGGACAAGGTAGCAAATATacctccaagctactcacaatcctgacatggaaatatatcacgaTTGTTTCatagtcactgggtcaaaatcctggaattccctctataagaacatgaactgcagcagttcaagaaggcagctcatcaccaccttctcaagagacaactagggactggcaataaatgctggtctagccagtgatgcctgcatCCAAAGAGTAAAAAGAActatttccaaatattttgtttataaaGTCAATAAAACATACAAATTAAATGAAGCCAATGAAGTAACAAGTAGTTAAAATGTAACTAAGTTTTCCACATGAACTATAAATGATGAACTCATTATGGCAATTAAGTAAACTTTGGACCAAGTTTGGAAAGTTGCTAGTTACTTTCTTTCTGTGAATAACACAATACTAGTATAAAAAAATGAATGAAGGCGAGTCTAGTCATCTCTACCATTAGAGAAATCTCCAAAAGGAAGGCAAAGCCAAGCACAAAAGTAATATGGAGGCGAAACCACTTTATTTGCCACGCGGGAACAACCAAACAATACATTGAAATACAccattttcattcttttatttcatcatattacagaggtggcggcgctggatgtcttaaaatgcagaaaagtggacacatccccaggacctgatcaggtgtaccctagaactctgagggaagccggtgaagggattgctgggcccctGACTGAGATATGTACAccaccaatagtcacaggtgaggtgccagaagactggaggttggctaacgtggtgccactatttaagaaagatggtaaggaaaagccaggcaactatagaccagtgagcctgacattggtggtgggcaagttgttggagggaatcctgagggacccgatctacatgcatttggaaaggcaggactgaTTAGCAATAGTCGGCCAGGCTTTGTGCGTGGGTAAtgatgtctcatgaatttgattgcattttttgaaaaagtaacgaaAAGGATTGAGAGGTGGATGTGATCTGCATGCACTTCAGtcagacgttcaacaaggttcctcatggtagactggttagcaaggttaggtcgcatggtatacagggagatctagctatttggatacagaactggctagaagGTAGAAGGcacagggttgtttttcacactggaggcctgtcaccagtggagtgccacaaggatcggtgctgggtccactacatttcatcgctttggatgtgaacataggaggtatagttagtaagtttgcagataacatcaaaattggaggtgtagtggacagcaaagacgatcatctcagagtacagtggatcctgatcagacgggccaatgggctgaggagtggcagatagagtttaatttacataaatgtgatgtgctgcattttggaaaagcaaattagagcaggacttatacacttcatgataaggtcctggggattgttgttgaacaaagagaccttggagtaaaggttcatagttcctttaaagtagagtcacaggtagataggatagtgaggaaggtgtttgttaagctttcctttattggtaagagcattgagtacaggtgttgggaggtcatgctgcagctgtacaagatctTGGTTTGgctaattttggaatattgcatgcaattctgaacATCCTTCTTATGGGAAGGAGACAtgtaatttgaaagggttcagaaaagctttacaaggatgtagccagagttggatgatttgagctacagggagagactgaatgggctggggctgttttccctgtagcatcggaggctgggggaggtgacctcagaggtttataaaatcatgacgggcatggacaaaataaacagacaagactttttttttccttggggtgggggagtccagactagagggcatagatttagggtgagaggggaaagatataaaagggacccaaggggcaacttttttcacgtagagggtggtgcgtgtatggaatgagctgccagaggaagtggtggtggtaggtacaattacaacatttaaaaggaatctgaatgggtatatgaataggaagggtttaagagggatatgggccaagcgctggcaattgggacttgattagattaggatatctggtcggcattgacgagttggaccaaaggatctgttttcatattgtccatctctaatgaAGAATCATAAATTGCACAGATTACAATGTATGAACCTGATCATTACACTGTATGAAAATATGAAGCATTTCTATATGACAGAATAGCCAAAGCAAACTTTAAATTATCGAACTTAAATTTATAAATTCTTACAAGACCCTTCACAGTATGTTGCCTAGAAACCTAAAGAGTGGCAGGGATGACATAGggaaaatcttaaataaaaacaaagtttctGCTGTTAATGAAACATGTCTaggcaaaaagagaaaaaaaaatcacttctgaTTGTACAAGCAGAGGTACATTAGCTTACTCTAAACTCTTACCTGAGACTGCATGCTCAGATATTGCTTCTATAAAAATAGAGCTTTGTCGTGGATATTGGCTTCTTAGCCACTCACACACTTCATCCTTTGTCCATAAGGATACTGGCTTATTTTGCATTTGAGTACTTTGAACTACTCGAATCTTACATTCTTCAAGTTCAAGCTGATTCCCAGAGTAATTAAGTGGTAAAGTCTATTATAGTGAAACAAAAAGTAGAAAATGACTAGTACATCCCAcagtaatttaaaaaattaactaTTAAAGCATTTAATAACTACTGCCTAATCTAAAAGGCTATTCCTAAAAATGTATAATGTTAGCTATTGCATTACAATatttataacaaaaaaaatcagagaaatATATGTCAAACAAATACATAGCtttttgagtcatacagcacagaaagagacccttcggtccatctcgccCACATGgaccagacatcccagtctgacctactcccatttgccagcatttggcccatttccctctaaccccttcctattcatataaccatctcgatgcattttaaatatatcACAACTTATCAAAATCTAGCTTTACTCAACAGAAACAAATATTCTGACATTGCCTGATATAAAAAGACAAACACTTCTCTTTTACTTGTTTGTCttcttttcattcacaggatgacagcATCACTGGCGAAGCCAGCATTTATGGTCCACCCCAAATCACCCAgagccagttaagagtcaaccatgtttctGTCAGTCTGGAGCCACACATAGGtcagtccaggtaaggatagcagtttcattccctaaaaggacatttgtgaaccagatttttttttcaaacaattgacaatgaattcacagtcatcattagactcttaattctagatactTATAGAATTCCAACTGCACCATTTGCCCTGGCAGGATCAGAATCTAGGTcccagaatattacttgggtctctggatgaacagtccagtgaTTATGACCACTAGGCCAATTCCTCCCCTCAGAAAATTAAACATGAAGAATTCATATTGTTCAGATACATAATATGTAAACAACAAAACTTCAAGTTAACGAACATTGAATTACAATTGCATTACAAATGTTGCCATTTTTCAATTCATGTCACACATTTTTATGGTAATTTTTAAATTAACTACCTGAACTTAGCAACTGATCATTTCCaaacctttttcttttaaaagtgacTACACTAATTGTATGATGGCGATCAAAGCTAAAGACAGGGGAAAATTTGCTTAAACATGCATCTGTTTGGATCCATGAAAGCCTGTCCATCAATGCACAGAGATTGAAATGTTTCTGTCAACAATTCCCTAAAAAGGTGACATTACGATTTCTATTATCAGTGATGCTCAGCAAAGGCAGAACATTTTCATTAGAAGTGGAGGAACACTAACCGGAAGCTGTTTTTAATATGCATATTGACTGATTATATATTACAAAAGACAGACAATCAGAGGAGTCTCATTAATGAAGGTATATAAAGCCAAGCCAACttcaagaagtgcaaaacataagTAGAATTGGTAATTATATCATGAATTCCTGCTTCTAAAGTGCAGCGTAACACTGGGATTCCAATTCAGAATGTTTGCAGATACTTGGTATATTGCACTAATAATTCTGATATTCCCATATTAACAAAAATGTTTATAAAAGTCACACATTGATCTTCAAAGGTTTTGAATCAATGTGCTGAAGTTGATGccataaatgcaaaatattagaTATGGACttgcttttaatttcaaaattagcCCAGTGGCTAAAACGAACACCCATTTATGATctacatttttcaactttttACTCACCACCATccatcccaccccccaccccttttACCTTTGTTTCACTCCACAGAAAATGATAGATTTTAACCTGTAAAAAAGGGGTAGGGGTAGGGAGAAGGACAAATGGTAAGGGTGCCAACAGCAAAAGGCAAGATTTATTAAGCGCAGCTCAAGGTCATTAGTAGTACAATTCTCTATTCAAATGGGAATCATTGCTCAGAATGTGATCTAACTGTAATTATAAACAATCTTCTGGGAAAGCATAACAATCCTTATTTTGGATTCCTAATATGTTCACACAAGTGACGTACTAAATAAAAGCATAGAAATAGATTTCTTATTAGGAAAAACAAATGAAGGCAGATTTTGTTCCTAACCCCTAACCTTTGCATTTAAAGATTTTAATGACTGCCTCGAGAAAAGGTGCGAGAAACGGGGAAAGAAGGTGGTAGGTAGCAGTTCATTTTTTATTAAAAACTCATACCAATATTCAAATGATAGCAGCACTATTTGGGGGTATCCTAAACTTAGCAACTATGCTAAAATAAAAACATATTattcaaatatgttttaaatgggTAAAACCTGTACCTAAACACTAATCagtggttctggattagtggtgctggaagagcacaacagttcaggcagcatccaaggagcttcgaaatcgacgtttcgggcaaaagcccttcgggTTACTAACCTGCAAATTGTGATCACGATAAAGCATTGGCTTTGTTTGGTACGATTTAAAACGTGGCTCTGGAATATCTTCAGAGTCCATTATTGTCTGATAAATATGTAGTTCTGAAAAAAATGACTCAAGTTGTGACCCACTTAGAAACAAATGCTGCAAAACACAAAGCATTTAGTCCACTCAATTTCTATTGcagttttcaaaatataaatagaCAGATAATccatgaaaatgtttttaaatcatGTTTTAACTCAGATATTTATAGGGCATTTATACAAGATTACTTTTTTGGTGAACACACCTAATTTTATTACAGCCTAATTCTAAGACTTAGGAAGagttcttcttcaaaactgatttgtttttcattattCAGAGTGATTGGTAATTTACTGTACAGTTCAATgaactgtggatctggagtcacatgcaggccaggcaGATTAAggagaagggagaaagtgaggacggcagatgctggagatcagagtcaaaaagctccatcacattcctgaagaacttatgctcaaaacggtGACTCTCcagatccttggatgctgcctgacctgctgtgcttttccagattaAGGAGAAGGCAGATTTCTTGACTTGGTGAAGAAACAATCAAGATAGTTTTATGGTCATCTTTACTGACTCTTTATTCCAGAATTATTtgttgaacttaaattccatcagctgtccAGATTACCCATCCAAAGGCTTTCCACTGTTCCACTTTATCCCCTTTCTACTGCTTTTACCTTATGCTTAATGGCcaaaaattgcaatttttaaacacTTGGTTGATTCCACTTCCTAAAATATCAAGATAATAATAAAGATGGAAGTGTGCATGACAATTAGTTGTGATTTGTTGGCCTAGATTTTGCTGTTAGTGAAACTCGAAGAACAATTCACAGAGATGTAGTAAATTGTTACCTCTCTTGAGTTCCAATTGGTTGTTGCATTCTTTAATGGGGATTCCCAAACTTGGGCATCACACTGTCCAGAATGAATCACTAAGAATTCTGACAGCCAGCCTAACTGAAAAGTATTTGTGAAAAAGAAGTTTAGACACATCAAAATAAAGACTCGATCAATTCATGGAATCAATAGACAAGCTGAAAtatgaaatgatttggaggtttaattggaagcactagctttcgaaacactgcttcttcatcaggtggttgtggaagtgTCTCAgcagctagcactgctgcctcacagcactagggatccaggttcaattccagcttcaggcgactgtctgtgcggagtttgcaaattctccctgtgactgcatgcgtttcctctgggtgctccagtttcctcccacaatccaaaaatgtgctaggtgaattggctatgctaaattgtccatatgttaagggatatgtaggttaggtgcattagttaggggtaatgTGAAGTAacagggtaggtgaatgggtctgggtgggatatcttcagatggttgggccgaagggcccgtttccacattgtaggaattcgaTGATAGACTGGgctaaggtagggggaggggaaaatgaggaaactgatgaaatccatattgattccGTGTGGTTTCAGGGACCCAAGGTGTAAGATAAGGTGTTCCTCCTTCAGGCATCGGTGCTTAATGTTTGGTGATGGAGAAGACTCAGGACCTGTATGTCTTTGGCGgactgggagagggagttaaagtgttcagccatggggtggtggggttggttggtgcaccctcttgacatgtccatcctccttcccacctctctgcgCTAATCTAttactttcacccccacctccatttaccTCTCGCATtgccagctaccttctccccagccctaccccttctcccatttatctctcagcgcccttggcccacaagtctaatttctgatgaagagcttatgcccgaaacttcgaatcttctgctccttggatgctgcctgacctgcagtgtttttccagccctacactcttgactctgatctccagcatttgcagtcctcactttctcctaactaatCAGAAGGGCCAGATCAATAATTTAGATATGGTTATTCCCCAAATTTCCATGAGAAACATTGCTAACAAAACGCAAAATACTGCTGGaagactgaaataaaaacagaaactaagaGAGAATATCAGATGCCTCCCCTGCTACAAATGCGGCTACACTCGTTTGAAAAAGGTATAACTTCTTAATAGTTTCTAAGACCTTTGCAAGAGCACAAAAGACAATctcaccacatcaactgcaaagcctcttccaaggatgcctatctTCAacaagttctcctcctccctctacaaggatctcagtgagtctctctctctcactgcaccccccccaggtcatctcttctaccctgaagctcttcagccttGTCCTGAAACAGACCTGCGACCACAGCCAGATTTCCTTCCTCGTAGACCATAGCTGACCAggaccacccaacgcctggagaaagaatgcctcctCTTCAGACTTGtgatcctccaaccacataggatcaatgcgaatttcaccaatttcttcatttcccctcccccccaccttatcctagatccaaccttccaagtcagcactgcattcttgacctgtccatcttccttcccacctatctgctccaccctcctctccgatatATCTCCTTCgccatcaacttcatcaacctaTTGCAACATCAATaggttaccttctccccagcctcacaccccctcccatttctctctcagcccccttgagccacaacttattcctgatgaagggcttatgctcaaaacagcaactctcctggtccttggatgctgcctgaccagatgtgcttttccagccccacaatcttcgacactgatctccagcatctgcagtcctcactttctcttgattTTCATTGTCACTTAGAGACCTAGTAATAAAGATGTAAGGGTGAGGAGTCAGATTTAAAGGTGATCACAACACAACTTGTGACAGAGCAGTAACACATGCTTTATGTTAATCTGTCCATGTATTAAATCCAAACGTTATGCCAGTTTCAAAGGGGTGACAGCAGGGAACACTGACTGTTGTGTTCACCATTACAGAGCTGACTTATGATTATGTTTTTAATTTCTAAACATATTAGTTTAATAAGATATTAGCCACacagaccttccaaagagtaacccacccagaccgattctcctaccctattattctacatttacccctgacgaatgcacctaacctacacctccttaaacacctaacctgcacattttttggatgtGGGTGGAACCGAGGCTGAAGtggaacccggatccctggtgctgagaggcagcagtgctaatcactgagccaccgtgccactcctatTTAAGCAATTACACAACACCAACACTAATTCATTGATCCAGTCCATTGTAATATTCCCTTTCTGCAATTTATTTAGAAAGGGATTGTGGTTTACTGCAAACCTTTGGGAGCATTCCTTCTAGATCCACATGCTCTGTCCCATAAAAACACTGACTATTATTTTTCCTACGAACAAGTAGTTCCGTTTCCCTTCACATTTGCTAATGCACTCACTGTTCAGTAACACTTCAGACGACCAATTATCGTCTGTTTTTCTTCATTAAACTTCCTCCAAATGCCATTCTTCATCGCAAGgcagttgaaaaaaaaaatcactttgtaGATATTGCTGAATAAATCCGACGCATTTTTGTTAACCAAAATTTAATTATCACATCAGCAGCATTTCTAACAATGTAATTTCCTCTGGTTGTTTAACGTGTAGCCTTGGAATTTAACCTCGCTGAGTGGTAAAGTCTCCATGACACGAAAAAAGCACCGATACTTGCAGGTAGGCCCatttcaataaaaatgttgataCTTCGCTCCGACCTTTGCATTTAAacaggaaaattaaaacaaagtcaaTTGCTTGCGAACTGGTAGCACGTTAAACTACTACAGTTCACAGGAAATTTGACCCGTGAATCAAGTTTCATTTTCCGTTGAAAATGTATAAAACAAGACTCACTCGAAGTCGAGGCGTACCTGGGATTGTACCCGGAACCCTCGCCGTCTCGAAACCTGGCGAACGGACTGGGATGCCGCCCAGGTTAGATGTGCGCGCACACTTGGCTCGTGACCGATTGGTTGAAGCTCCAGggtagaaacaatgactgcagaagctggaaaccagattctggattagtggtgctggaagagcacagcagttcaggcagcatccaaggggcagcgaaatcgacgtttcgggcaaaagcccttcatcaggaataaaggcagtgagcctggagcgatGAGCTAAaggagagtgggagtggggagaaagtagcatagagtacaataggtgagtgggggNNNNNNNNNNNNNNNNNNNNNNNNNNNNNNNNNNNNNNNNNNNNNNNNNNNNNNNNNNNNNNNNNNNNNNNNNNNNNNNNNNNNNNNNNNNNNNNNNNNNNNNNNNNNNNNNNNNNNNNNNNNNNNNNNNNNNNNNNNNNNNNNNNNNNNNNNNNNNNNNNNNNNNNNNNNNNNNNNNNNNNNNNNNNNNNNNNNNNNNNNNNNNNNNNNNNNNNNNNNNNNNNNNNNNNNNNNNNNNNNNNNNNNNNNNNNNNNNNNNNNNNNNNNNNNNNNNNNNNNNNNNNNNNNNNNNNNNNNNNNNNNNNNNNNNNNNNNNNNNNNNNNNNNNNNNNNNNNNNNNNNNNNNNNNNNNNNNNNNNNNNNNNNNNNNNNNNNNNNNNNNNNNNNNNNNNNNNNNNNNNNNNNNNNNNNNNNNNNNNNNNN includes:
- the LOC122540277 gene encoding sterile alpha motif domain-containing protein 12-like; the encoded protein is MDSEDIPEPRFKSYQTKPMLYRDHNLQTLPLNYSGNQLELEECKIRVVQSTQMQNKPVSLWTKDEVCEWLRSQYPRQSSIFIEAISEHAVSGRALLRLTAAKLKQMGIAQESHRQSLLKEILQLHIQDDVESLISAFAECQ